From the genome of Pungitius pungitius chromosome 21, fPunPun2.1, whole genome shotgun sequence, one region includes:
- the socs3b gene encoding suppressor of cytokine signaling 3b, with protein MVASSGRNPTAMSSVTPPEGRGQGSNLTLHHYKPFSSHEHYQQVMRALRKLQESGFYWGAVGGREASALLRSEPPGTFLIRDSSDHHHFFTLSIQTARGTKNLRIHSEGGGFFLQPDPQNTREPPQFDCVLKLVAHYMGKGPDGGRARDGPAGEDAPEEQKSGCSAYLIHTSGEKVPLELRRPLSSSLSSLQHMCRRALNSQEGSGGAEQLPHTIKDFLEEYDAPI; from the exons ATGGTAGCCTCCAGCGGACGCAACCCCACCGCCATGAGCAGCGTGACCCCTCCGGAGGGccggggtcaggggtcaaaccTCACCCTGCATCACTACAAGCCCTTCAGCTCGCACGAGCACTACCAGCAG GTGATGCGTGCGCTGCGTAAGCTGCAGGAGAGTGGGTTTTACTGGGGGGccgtggggggccgggaagccAGCGCCCTGCTGCGCTCCGAACCGCCCGGCACCTTTCTGATCCGCGACTCCTCGGACCACCACCACTTCTTCACCCTCTCCATCCAGACGGCCCGGGGAACCAAGAACCTGCGCATCCACAGCGAGGGAGGCGGCTTCTTCCTGCAGCCGGACCCCCAGAACACCCGAGAGCCCCCGCAGTTCGATTGCGTGCTGAAGCTTGTGGCGCACTACATGGGCAAAGGGCCGGACGGTGGACGGGCCAGAGACGGCCCGGCTGGGGAGGATGCaccagaggagcagaagagcgGCTGCAGCGCGTATCTGATCCACACCAGCGGGGAGAAGGTTCCCCTGGAGCTGCGGCGGCccctctccagctccctctcctccctgcagcacaTGTGCAGGAGGGCCCTGAACAGCCAGGAGGGGTCGGGGGGAGCGGAGCAGCTGCCGCACACGATCAAAGACTTCCTGGAGGAGTACGACGCCCCGATATGA
- the LOC119213222 gene encoding cytohesin-1-like isoform X4, producing the protein MQRNKQMAMGRKKFNMDPKKGIRFLIDNFLLKNTSTDIGQFLYKGEGLNKTAIGDYLGERDDFNIQVLHAFLELHEFSDLNLVQALRQFLWSFRLPGEAQKIDRMMEAFARRYCRCNCGVFQSTDTCYVLSFAVIMLNTSLHNPNVKDKPSVQRFTAMNRGINDGGDLPEELLRNLYDSIKNEPFKIPEDDGNDLTHTFFNPDREGWLLKLGGGRVKTWKRRWFILTDNCLYYFEYTTDKEPRGIIPLENLNIREVDDSKKPNCFELFISDHKDQVIKACKTEADGRVVEGNHTFYRISAPTAEEKDEWMNSIKAAISKDPFYEMLATRKKKVSLKDL; encoded by the exons ATGCAGAGGAACAAACAGATGGCCATGGGCCGAAAGAAGTTCAACATGGACCCCAAGAAG GGGATTCGCTTCCTGATCGACAACTTCCTGCTGAAAAATACCAGCACCGACATCGGCCAGTTCCTCTacaagggggaggggcttaacaaAACCGCCATCGGGGACTACTTGGGGGAGAG ggATGACTTTAACATCCAGGTTCTGCATGCCTTCCTGGAGCTGCACGAGTTCTCAGACTTGAACCTGGTCCAGGCTCTCAGACAGTTCCTGTGGAGCTTCCGGCTGCCCGGTGAGGCTCAGAAGATCGATCGCATGATGGAAGCGTTCGCCCGGAGATACTGTCGCTGTAACTGTGGCGTGTTCCAGAGCACGG ATACCTGCTATGTGTTGTCGTTCGCTGTGATCATGTTGAACACCTCGCTACACAACCCCAACGTGAAGGACAAACCCTCCGTTCAGAGGTTCACAGCAATGAACCGAGGCATCAACGACGGGGGAGACCTTCCAGAGGAGCTACTCCGA AACCTGTACGACAGCATCAAGAATGAACCCTTTAAGATCCCCGAGGATGATGGGAACgacctcacacacaccttcttcaACCCCGACAGAGAAGGATGGCTCCTGAAACTCGG AGGTGGACGAGTCAAGACTTGGAAGAGACGCTGGTTTATTCTCACAGATAACTGCCTCTACTACTTTGAGTACACGACT GACAAAGAACCCAGAGGAATTATTCCACTGGAAAATCTGAATATCAGAGAAGTTGATGACTCTAAGAAACCG AACTGCTTTGAGCTCTTCATCTCCGACCACAAGGACCAGGTGATCAAAGCCTGCAAGACTGAGGCGGACGGACGCGTCGTCGAGGGAAACCACACATTTTACAGAATCTCTGCCCCGACGGCAGAGGAGAAGGATGAGTGGATGAACAGCATCAA GGCCGCCATCAGCAAAGACCCCTTCTACGAGATGCTGGCTACTCGGAAGAAGAAGGTGTCTCTGAAGGATCTGTAG
- the LOC119213219 gene encoding CDP-diacylglycerol--glycerol-3-phosphate 3-phosphatidyltransferase, mitochondrial isoform X2, giving the protein MDDLSAHRPALSGVDQSSVLLLAPLLAEADPPRHVPRPPGPTGAPGPDGLCGFQWMAEHVPAFRVPGRRVHVLTSPDHFYQTMKARIKTARRRVVMASLYLGTGQLEQELVDCMEEALLRSQENLKVSILLDYTRGSRGRTNSRTMLLPLLRRFFSQMRVSLYHTPDLRGLLRLLVPQRFNETIGVQHIKVYLFDDSIIISGANLSDSYFTNRQDRYVLLENCSEVADFFSDLVDAVGDVSLQLQPDDSVTTMEGAVHPYHGDRQAFSAAARKRIMEVVNRAHVRQQLLEGGADDDTVVFPLVQMKPLGIQIDEQVTQRLLTDAGPDAAVFLTSGYFNLTQPYMRMVLGAGAGARFRILTAAPEVNGFFGAKGVAGAIPAAYTLIARQFYGQVCLQGQQGRVHLHEYHRSQWTFHAKGLWYYLQGQDRPCLTLIGSPNFGYRSVHRDLEAQVAIVTENAALQIQLQEEQQALYQQASEVSVATFERPERRVKLWVKLLTPLIKNFF; this is encoded by the exons GTCCTCGGTGCTGCTGCTCGCCCCCCTCCTGGCCGAGGCGGACCCCCCCCGACATGTCCCCAGGCCCCCCGGCCCGACCGGAGCTCCGGGCCCGGACGGCCTGTGTGGCTTCCAGTGGATGGCGGAACACGTCCCGGCCTTCCGTGTGCCGGGCAGACGCGTCCACGTCCTCACGTCGCCAGACCACTTCTACCAGACCATGAAG GCGCGGATCAAGACCGCGAGGAGGCGGGTGGTGATGGCCTCATTGTATCTAGGAACCGGCCAACTGGAGCAGGAGCtg GTGGACTGCATGGAGGAGGCTCTGCTGCGCTCACAGGAGAACCTGAAGGTCTCCATCCTGCTGGACTACACTCGCGGCTCACgag GGCGGACCAACTCCAGGACCATGCTGCTGCCGTTGTTGCGGCGCTTCTTCTCCCAGATGAGGGTGTCTCTGTACCACACCCCGGACCTGAGGGGCCTGCTGAGGCTGCTGGTGCCGCAGCGCTTCAACGAGACCATCGGAGTCCAGCACATCAAGGTCTACCTGTTTGATGACAGCATCATCATCAGCGG GGCCAACCTGAGCGACTCGTACTTCACCAACAGGCAGGACCGCTACGTCCTGCTGGAGAACTGCAGCGAGGTCGCCGACTTCTTCTCGGACCTGGTGGACGCCGTGGGAGACGTttccctgcagctgcagcccgACGACTCGGTCACCACGATGGAGGGCGCGGTGCACCCCtaccacg GCGACAGGCAGGCGTTCTCCGCGGCGGCGAGGAAGCGGATCATGGAGGTGGTGAACCGGGCCCACGTgaggcagcagctgctggaggggggggccgACGACGACACCGTGGTGTTCCCGCTGGTCCAGATGAAGCCTCTGGGGATCCAGATCGACGAGCAGGTCACTCAG CGGCTGCTGACGGACGCCGGGCCGGACGCCGCCGTCTTTCTGACGTCGGGTTACTTCAACCTGACGCAGCCGTACATGCGCATGGTGCTCGGCGCCGGCGCCGGCGCCAGATTCCGCATCCTCACCGCCGCGCCCGAGGTCAACGGCTTCTTCGGGGCCAAGGGCGTCGCCGGAGCCATCCCCGCCGCCTACACCCTCATCGCCAGGCAGTTCTACGGCCAGGTGTGTCTTCAGGGGCAGCAGGGGAGGGTCCACCTGCACGAGTACCACAGGTCGCAGTGGACCTTCCACGCCAAAG GTCTGTGGTATTACCTCCAGGGGCAGGATCGGCCTTGCCTCACTCTGATCGGCTCCCCGAACTTCGGTTACCGCTCGGTGCACCGTGACCTGGAGGCCCAGGTCGCCATAGTTACGGAGAACGCGGCGCTGCAGATCCAGCTGCAGGAG GAGCAGCAGGCTTTGTACCAGCAGGCCAGCGAGGTTTCCGTCGCCACCTTCGAGCGGCCGGAGCGCCGCGTCAAGCTGTGGGTGAAGCTGCTCACTCCCCTCATCAAGAACTTCTTCTGA
- the LOC119213222 gene encoding cytohesin-1-like isoform X3: MPEDLSPEERHQLESIRRRKQELLQDIQRLKDEIAEVTTEIESLGLTEERKSMQRNKQMAMGRKKFNMDPKKGIRFLIDNFLLKNTSTDIGQFLYKGEGLNKTAIGDYLGERDDFNIQVLHAFLELHEFSDLNLVQALRQFLWSFRLPGEAQKIDRMMEAFARRYCRCNCGVFQSTDTCYVLSFAVIMLNTSLHNPNVKDKPSVQRFTAMNRGINDGGDLPEELLRNLYDSIKNEPFKIPEDDGNDLTHTFFNPDREGWLLKLGGGRVKTWKRRWFILTDNCLYYFEYTTDKEPRGIIPLENLNIREVDDSKKPNCFELFISDHKDQVIKACKTEADGRVVEGNHTFYRISAPTAEEKDEWMNSIKAAISKDPFYEMLATRKKKVSLKDL, translated from the exons AGGCTGAAGGATGAGATCGCAGAGGTGACCACTGAGATTGAAAGCCTGGGCCTGACTGAAGagag GAAAAGCATGCAGAGGAACAAACAGATGGCCATGGGCCGAAAGAAGTTCAACATGGACCCCAAGAAG GGGATTCGCTTCCTGATCGACAACTTCCTGCTGAAAAATACCAGCACCGACATCGGCCAGTTCCTCTacaagggggaggggcttaacaaAACCGCCATCGGGGACTACTTGGGGGAGAG ggATGACTTTAACATCCAGGTTCTGCATGCCTTCCTGGAGCTGCACGAGTTCTCAGACTTGAACCTGGTCCAGGCTCTCAGACAGTTCCTGTGGAGCTTCCGGCTGCCCGGTGAGGCTCAGAAGATCGATCGCATGATGGAAGCGTTCGCCCGGAGATACTGTCGCTGTAACTGTGGCGTGTTCCAGAGCACGG ATACCTGCTATGTGTTGTCGTTCGCTGTGATCATGTTGAACACCTCGCTACACAACCCCAACGTGAAGGACAAACCCTCCGTTCAGAGGTTCACAGCAATGAACCGAGGCATCAACGACGGGGGAGACCTTCCAGAGGAGCTACTCCGA AACCTGTACGACAGCATCAAGAATGAACCCTTTAAGATCCCCGAGGATGATGGGAACgacctcacacacaccttcttcaACCCCGACAGAGAAGGATGGCTCCTGAAACTCGG AGGTGGACGAGTCAAGACTTGGAAGAGACGCTGGTTTATTCTCACAGATAACTGCCTCTACTACTTTGAGTACACGACT GACAAAGAACCCAGAGGAATTATTCCACTGGAAAATCTGAATATCAGAGAAGTTGATGACTCTAAGAAACCG AACTGCTTTGAGCTCTTCATCTCCGACCACAAGGACCAGGTGATCAAAGCCTGCAAGACTGAGGCGGACGGACGCGTCGTCGAGGGAAACCACACATTTTACAGAATCTCTGCCCCGACGGCAGAGGAGAAGGATGAGTGGATGAACAGCATCAA GGCCGCCATCAGCAAAGACCCCTTCTACGAGATGCTGGCTACTCGGAAGAAGAAGGTGTCTCTGAAGGATCTGTAG
- the LOC119213222 gene encoding cytohesin-1-like isoform X2, with protein MVLKSEDGVVPEDLSPEERHQLESIRRRKQELLQDIQRLKDEIAEVTTEIESLGLTEERKSMQRNKQMAMGRKKFNMDPKKGIRFLIDNFLLKNTSTDIGQFLYKGEGLNKTAIGDYLGERDDFNIQVLHAFLELHEFSDLNLVQALRQFLWSFRLPGEAQKIDRMMEAFARRYCRCNCGVFQSTDTCYVLSFAVIMLNTSLHNPNVKDKPSVQRFTAMNRGINDGGDLPEELLRNLYDSIKNEPFKIPEDDGNDLTHTFFNPDREGWLLKLGGRVKTWKRRWFILTDNCLYYFEYTTDKEPRGIIPLENLNIREVDDSKKPNCFELFISDHKDQVIKACKTEADGRVVEGNHTFYRISAPTAEEKDEWMNSIKAAISKDPFYEMLATRKKKVSLKDL; from the exons AGGCTGAAGGATGAGATCGCAGAGGTGACCACTGAGATTGAAAGCCTGGGCCTGACTGAAGagag GAAAAGCATGCAGAGGAACAAACAGATGGCCATGGGCCGAAAGAAGTTCAACATGGACCCCAAGAAG GGGATTCGCTTCCTGATCGACAACTTCCTGCTGAAAAATACCAGCACCGACATCGGCCAGTTCCTCTacaagggggaggggcttaacaaAACCGCCATCGGGGACTACTTGGGGGAGAG ggATGACTTTAACATCCAGGTTCTGCATGCCTTCCTGGAGCTGCACGAGTTCTCAGACTTGAACCTGGTCCAGGCTCTCAGACAGTTCCTGTGGAGCTTCCGGCTGCCCGGTGAGGCTCAGAAGATCGATCGCATGATGGAAGCGTTCGCCCGGAGATACTGTCGCTGTAACTGTGGCGTGTTCCAGAGCACGG ATACCTGCTATGTGTTGTCGTTCGCTGTGATCATGTTGAACACCTCGCTACACAACCCCAACGTGAAGGACAAACCCTCCGTTCAGAGGTTCACAGCAATGAACCGAGGCATCAACGACGGGGGAGACCTTCCAGAGGAGCTACTCCGA AACCTGTACGACAGCATCAAGAATGAACCCTTTAAGATCCCCGAGGATGATGGGAACgacctcacacacaccttcttcaACCCCGACAGAGAAGGATGGCTCCTGAAACTCG GTGGACGAGTCAAGACTTGGAAGAGACGCTGGTTTATTCTCACAGATAACTGCCTCTACTACTTTGAGTACACGACT GACAAAGAACCCAGAGGAATTATTCCACTGGAAAATCTGAATATCAGAGAAGTTGATGACTCTAAGAAACCG AACTGCTTTGAGCTCTTCATCTCCGACCACAAGGACCAGGTGATCAAAGCCTGCAAGACTGAGGCGGACGGACGCGTCGTCGAGGGAAACCACACATTTTACAGAATCTCTGCCCCGACGGCAGAGGAGAAGGATGAGTGGATGAACAGCATCAA GGCCGCCATCAGCAAAGACCCCTTCTACGAGATGCTGGCTACTCGGAAGAAGAAGGTGTCTCTGAAGGATCTGTAG
- the LOC119213219 gene encoding CDP-diacylglycerol--glycerol-3-phosphate 3-phosphatidyltransferase, mitochondrial isoform X1: MAAPAAWRRLLSSAGSPAATGAFTRLSDRLLRARDRRAGSSVLLLAPLLAEADPPRHVPRPPGPTGAPGPDGLCGFQWMAEHVPAFRVPGRRVHVLTSPDHFYQTMKARIKTARRRVVMASLYLGTGQLEQELVDCMEEALLRSQENLKVSILLDYTRGSRGRTNSRTMLLPLLRRFFSQMRVSLYHTPDLRGLLRLLVPQRFNETIGVQHIKVYLFDDSIIISGANLSDSYFTNRQDRYVLLENCSEVADFFSDLVDAVGDVSLQLQPDDSVTTMEGAVHPYHGDRQAFSAAARKRIMEVVNRAHVRQQLLEGGADDDTVVFPLVQMKPLGIQIDEQVTQRLLTDAGPDAAVFLTSGYFNLTQPYMRMVLGAGAGARFRILTAAPEVNGFFGAKGVAGAIPAAYTLIARQFYGQVCLQGQQGRVHLHEYHRSQWTFHAKGLWYYLQGQDRPCLTLIGSPNFGYRSVHRDLEAQVAIVTENAALQIQLQEEQQALYQQASEVSVATFERPERRVKLWVKLLTPLIKNFF; encoded by the exons ATGGCGGCCCCCGCGGCGTGGAGGAGGCTGCTGTCCTCCGCGGGCTCACCGGCCGCCACCGGCGCGTTCACACGGCTCTCTGACCGGCTCCTACGCGCACGCGACCGGAGAGCAGG GTCCTCGGTGCTGCTGCTCGCCCCCCTCCTGGCCGAGGCGGACCCCCCCCGACATGTCCCCAGGCCCCCCGGCCCGACCGGAGCTCCGGGCCCGGACGGCCTGTGTGGCTTCCAGTGGATGGCGGAACACGTCCCGGCCTTCCGTGTGCCGGGCAGACGCGTCCACGTCCTCACGTCGCCAGACCACTTCTACCAGACCATGAAG GCGCGGATCAAGACCGCGAGGAGGCGGGTGGTGATGGCCTCATTGTATCTAGGAACCGGCCAACTGGAGCAGGAGCtg GTGGACTGCATGGAGGAGGCTCTGCTGCGCTCACAGGAGAACCTGAAGGTCTCCATCCTGCTGGACTACACTCGCGGCTCACgag GGCGGACCAACTCCAGGACCATGCTGCTGCCGTTGTTGCGGCGCTTCTTCTCCCAGATGAGGGTGTCTCTGTACCACACCCCGGACCTGAGGGGCCTGCTGAGGCTGCTGGTGCCGCAGCGCTTCAACGAGACCATCGGAGTCCAGCACATCAAGGTCTACCTGTTTGATGACAGCATCATCATCAGCGG GGCCAACCTGAGCGACTCGTACTTCACCAACAGGCAGGACCGCTACGTCCTGCTGGAGAACTGCAGCGAGGTCGCCGACTTCTTCTCGGACCTGGTGGACGCCGTGGGAGACGTttccctgcagctgcagcccgACGACTCGGTCACCACGATGGAGGGCGCGGTGCACCCCtaccacg GCGACAGGCAGGCGTTCTCCGCGGCGGCGAGGAAGCGGATCATGGAGGTGGTGAACCGGGCCCACGTgaggcagcagctgctggaggggggggccgACGACGACACCGTGGTGTTCCCGCTGGTCCAGATGAAGCCTCTGGGGATCCAGATCGACGAGCAGGTCACTCAG CGGCTGCTGACGGACGCCGGGCCGGACGCCGCCGTCTTTCTGACGTCGGGTTACTTCAACCTGACGCAGCCGTACATGCGCATGGTGCTCGGCGCCGGCGCCGGCGCCAGATTCCGCATCCTCACCGCCGCGCCCGAGGTCAACGGCTTCTTCGGGGCCAAGGGCGTCGCCGGAGCCATCCCCGCCGCCTACACCCTCATCGCCAGGCAGTTCTACGGCCAGGTGTGTCTTCAGGGGCAGCAGGGGAGGGTCCACCTGCACGAGTACCACAGGTCGCAGTGGACCTTCCACGCCAAAG GTCTGTGGTATTACCTCCAGGGGCAGGATCGGCCTTGCCTCACTCTGATCGGCTCCCCGAACTTCGGTTACCGCTCGGTGCACCGTGACCTGGAGGCCCAGGTCGCCATAGTTACGGAGAACGCGGCGCTGCAGATCCAGCTGCAGGAG GAGCAGCAGGCTTTGTACCAGCAGGCCAGCGAGGTTTCCGTCGCCACCTTCGAGCGGCCGGAGCGCCGCGTCAAGCTGTGGGTGAAGCTGCTCACTCCCCTCATCAAGAACTTCTTCTGA